The following are encoded together in the Dickeya lacustris genome:
- the cysN gene encoding sulfate adenylyltransferase subunit CysN, protein MNHSIAKQIAEQGGVEAYLHAQQNKSLLRFLTCGSVDDGKSTLIGRLLHDTRQIYEDQLSTLHNDSKRLGTQGEKLDLALLVDGLQAEREQGITIDVAYRYFSTEKRKFIIADTPGHEQYTRNMATGASTCELAILLIDARKGVLDQTRRHSFITTLLGIRHLVVAVNKMDLVEYQQSVFEQFKQDYLDFARQLPVDLHITFVPISALDGDNVVTAGGNMPWYQGPSLLDVLENVNVASHTIHQPMRFPVQYVNRPNLDFRSYAGTLSSGVVQVGQRVKVLPSGVTSTISRIVTFDGDLPQAQAGEAVTLVLSSEIDISRGDLLVDGDENLAAVRSAKVDVVWMAEQPLLAGQRYDIKVAGKKTRALVERIDYQVDVNTLAQHEAQSLPLNGIGLVELTFDEPLVLDAYAQNHVTGGMIFIDRLSNVTVGAGLVKEALGVSDSLQAGPYSAFELELNALIRRHFPHWGARDLLGDK, encoded by the coding sequence ATGAATCATAGCATTGCAAAACAGATTGCCGAGCAGGGCGGGGTTGAAGCGTATCTCCATGCACAGCAGAACAAAAGTCTGCTGCGTTTTCTCACCTGCGGCAGCGTTGACGACGGCAAGAGTACCCTGATTGGCCGATTGCTGCACGATACTCGCCAGATTTACGAAGATCAGCTCTCTACGCTGCACAATGACAGCAAGCGTCTCGGGACTCAGGGGGAAAAGCTCGATTTGGCGTTACTGGTTGATGGCTTGCAGGCCGAACGCGAGCAGGGCATTACCATTGATGTGGCCTACCGCTATTTTTCTACCGAGAAGCGCAAGTTTATTATTGCCGATACACCGGGGCATGAGCAGTACACGCGTAACATGGCGACCGGCGCATCCACCTGCGAGTTGGCTATTTTGTTGATCGACGCCCGTAAAGGCGTACTTGACCAAACCCGTCGCCACAGTTTTATCACGACGCTGCTTGGCATTCGCCATCTGGTGGTGGCCGTGAATAAAATGGACTTGGTGGAGTACCAGCAATCGGTCTTCGAGCAGTTTAAGCAGGATTATCTGGATTTTGCCCGCCAGTTACCGGTCGATCTGCATATTACGTTTGTGCCGATTTCTGCACTGGACGGCGATAATGTGGTGACAGCGGGCGGCAATATGCCTTGGTATCAGGGGCCTTCGTTGCTCGACGTCTTAGAGAACGTGAATGTTGCGTCACACACTATCCACCAGCCAATGCGCTTTCCTGTGCAGTACGTTAACCGCCCGAATCTCGATTTTCGCAGCTATGCGGGGACGCTTTCATCCGGCGTGGTACAGGTTGGCCAGCGGGTGAAAGTGCTGCCTTCCGGCGTGACCTCAACCATTAGCCGTATTGTCACGTTCGATGGCGACCTGCCGCAGGCTCAGGCGGGTGAAGCGGTGACGCTGGTACTGTCGAGCGAAATCGATATCAGCCGGGGCGATTTGCTGGTTGATGGCGATGAAAATCTGGCAGCGGTGCGCAGCGCGAAGGTCGATGTGGTCTGGATGGCGGAACAGCCGTTGCTGGCCGGACAGCGCTACGATATTAAGGTCGCCGGTAAGAAAACCCGCGCCCTTGTCGAGCGCATCGACTATCAGGTCGATGTCAATACGCTCGCGCAGCATGAGGCGCAAAGCCTGCCGCTGAATGGTATTGGCCTGGTGGAACTGACATTTGATGAACCGCTGGTGCTGGATGCGTATGCGCAGAATCATGTCACCGGCGGCATGATCTTTATCGATCGCCTGAGTAACGTGACGGTGGGTGCCGGGTTAGTGAAAGAGGCGCTTGGTGTATCGGATTCGTTGCAGGCTGGGCCCTATAGTGCATTTGAGCTGGAATTGAACGCGTTGATCCGCCGCCACTTTCCACACTGGGGTGCGCGAGACTTGCTGGGGGACAAATAA
- the cysC gene encoding adenylyl-sulfate kinase, with protein MTSHQNHVRDERDENVIWHDHAITREDRERQHGHRGAVIWFTGLSGSGKSTLAGALEQALSARGISTYLLDGDNVRHGLCRDLGFSDDDRRENIRRVGEVARLMVDAGLVVLTAFISPHRAERQMVRERLDNGQFIEVFVDTPLAVCEARDPKGLYKKARAGQLPNFTGIDAVYEAPEQPELHLDGQQLVTNLVTELLDMLHGRAII; from the coding sequence GTGACGTCGCATCAGAATCATGTTCGCGATGAGCGCGATGAGAATGTGATATGGCACGATCATGCCATCACACGAGAGGATCGCGAGCGGCAGCATGGGCATCGTGGCGCGGTTATCTGGTTTACCGGATTATCCGGCTCCGGCAAATCAACGCTTGCCGGTGCGCTCGAACAGGCGTTGTCTGCGCGCGGCATTAGCACCTATTTGCTCGATGGCGATAATGTCCGCCATGGGCTGTGCCGCGACCTGGGGTTTAGCGACGATGACCGGCGTGAGAACATTCGCCGCGTCGGGGAAGTCGCGCGTCTGATGGTGGATGCCGGGCTGGTGGTGTTAACGGCTTTTATTTCTCCCCATCGCGCAGAGCGCCAGATGGTTAGAGAGCGGCTTGATAATGGGCAATTTATTGAGGTGTTTGTCGATACGCCATTGGCGGTGTGCGAAGCCCGCGACCCGAAAGGGTTGTATAAAAAAGCCCGCGCAGGACAACTACCGAATTTCACCGGTATTGATGCCGTTTATGAAGCGCCAGAGCAGCCAGAACTGCACCTTGACGGCCAACAATTGGTAACAAATTTAGTCACTGAATTATTAGATATGCTGCATGGTCGCGCTATCATCTAA